GCGCCCTATCGCCGACATTGTGCGCGCCACCTACACGCCCAATCTGCATCTCATTCCGGGAAACCTCGAATTGATGGAATTCGAGCACGAAACCCCGAAGGCGATGACGTCGGGCACGGCGGAAACGATGTTCTTTGCCCGAATCGGCGAGGTCCTGACGGAGATCGAAAGTCTTTACGACGTCGTGGTTATCGACTGCCCGCCGCAGCTGGGGTTCCTGACGATGTCGGCGCTCTGCGCGGCAACCTCGGTGTTGATCACCGTTCACCCGCAGATGCTTGACGTCATGTCGATGTCGCAGTTTCTGACGATGACGAGTGAGCTGATGTCGGTCGTCGAGAAGGCCGGCGGGCGCACCAGCTACGACTGGATGCGCTATCTCGTGACGCGGTTCGAACCGAATGACGGGCCGCAGAGCCAGATGACCGGCTTCATGCGGGCGATCTTCGGCAACCGAATGTTCCACAACGCCATGGTGAAGTCGACAGCGGTCGCCGACGCCGGCGTCACCAAGCAGACACTCTACGAAGTCGAGCGGTCGCAGTTCACACGCGGAACCTATGATCGGGCGCTCGAATCGCTCAACCTCGTGAATGGCGAGATCGAAGCGCATCTTCGCTCGACCTGGGGAAGGAAATAGTAGATGGCGCGCAAGAACCTCATCGAAATCTCCGCTCCGAGCCCGGCAAGAGCTGAGCCGGCAAGGGTTGAAGCGGTCCTACCGCGCGACAATCGTCCGATCGCCGGGTTCGTGCCGCAGGAGCGCAGCGCGGCGCCAGTCGGCGGCATTACCAAGACGCTTGGCAATATTACGGAGAAAATGGAGCGGGCGAGTGAGCTGGAACGGCAGCTCGCCGCTGGCCAAACCATTGTCGAGCTCGATCCCGGCCTGATCGACGCCTCCTTCGTCAGCGATCGATTGGCGATCGACGCGGCCGAACTCGCGCAGCTTGTCGAGCAGATCCGCGAGCACGGTCAGCAGGTTCCGATCCTCGTCCGTCCACATCCCGAAACCAAGGGACGTTATCAGGTTGCCTACGGCCATCGTCGCCTGGCCGCCACTCGGGAAATCGGCACCAGGGTGCGGGCGGTCGTCCGCGATCTCACGGACGGTCAACTGGTCGTCAGCCAGGGGCAGGAAA
The Rhizobium leguminosarum DNA segment above includes these coding regions:
- the repA gene encoding plasmid partitioning protein RepA → MQPSLALQDDQEHLPSLLATDAKELSYQLQQHQAKIFPPLSQKTIRTFSPAEAAAFIGIGEGYLRQVAADGHGPDPLANGRRLYSATDMDRIRRVLDERNGTPKYVPARRPGEKLQIVSVMNFKGGSGKTTTAAHLAQFMALRGYRVLAVDLDPQASLSALFGHQPEFDVGEGETIYGAIRYHDPRPIADIVRATYTPNLHLIPGNLELMEFEHETPKAMTSGTAETMFFARIGEVLTEIESLYDVVVIDCPPQLGFLTMSALCAATSVLITVHPQMLDVMSMSQFLTMTSELMSVVEKAGGRTSYDWMRYLVTRFEPNDGPQSQMTGFMRAIFGNRMFHNAMVKSTAVADAGVTKQTLYEVERSQFTRGTYDRALESLNLVNGEIEAHLRSTWGRK